One genomic region from Salmonirosea aquatica encodes:
- a CDS encoding transketolase family protein, which produces MLVEKSVAAGQANLEVFSETLQSLALYDRDILVVTSDSRGSGKLGPFGTKFPKQIVEIGIAEQNLVGVAAGLASTGKKVFAVSPACFLTARALEQIKNDVAYSDNPVKLVGISAGVSYGALGTTHHSLHDFAVLRTINNITIVAPADNFETEQAIRLAAEADYPVYLRFGKKAMPLLNAEETTFEFGKGRVIKNGSDLTLIATGETVLPALKAAQKLEMESGIQAAVISMHTIKPLDYKLLHEFAANGKPIITVEEHSVYGGLGEACASYLMQSGLHNRFRIVAIPDEYTVTGSQSEIFNHYGISENGIAEVAKEIL; this is translated from the coding sequence ATGCTAGTAGAAAAATCCGTAGCCGCAGGGCAAGCCAATCTGGAAGTATTCTCGGAAACGCTTCAGTCATTGGCCCTATACGACCGGGACATATTGGTCGTAACCAGTGATTCGCGTGGATCGGGAAAACTAGGTCCTTTTGGCACCAAATTTCCCAAACAAATCGTGGAAATAGGCATCGCTGAACAAAATCTGGTCGGTGTGGCGGCCGGGCTTGCCTCCACCGGCAAAAAGGTCTTCGCTGTCTCCCCAGCCTGTTTTCTCACGGCACGGGCGCTGGAACAAATTAAAAACGACGTGGCCTACTCCGACAACCCCGTGAAACTGGTCGGTATCAGTGCGGGGGTGAGCTACGGTGCACTGGGTACCACGCACCATAGTTTGCATGACTTCGCCGTGTTGCGAACCATCAACAACATCACCATTGTGGCCCCGGCTGATAACTTCGAAACAGAACAGGCCATTCGGCTGGCCGCCGAAGCTGATTATCCGGTGTATTTGCGTTTTGGAAAAAAGGCAATGCCGCTCCTCAATGCCGAAGAAACAACCTTTGAATTTGGCAAAGGCCGGGTGATCAAAAATGGCAGTGATTTAACCCTCATCGCTACGGGAGAAACCGTACTGCCAGCCCTGAAAGCCGCGCAGAAGCTGGAAATGGAATCGGGTATTCAGGCGGCGGTTATCAGCATGCACACCATCAAACCCCTGGACTACAAATTACTGCACGAATTTGCGGCCAACGGCAAACCCATCATCACCGTGGAGGAACATAGCGTGTATGGTGGTCTGGGTGAAGCGTGCGCATCCTATTTAATGCAAAGTGGCCTTCACAATCGGTTCAGAATTGTGGCTATTCCCGATGAATACACAGTAACCGGTTCGCAATCGGAAATATTCAACCACTACGGGATATCCGAAAACGGAATCGCGGAAGTAGCGAAAGAAATTTTATAA
- a CDS encoding pectate lyase family protein, with protein MRKLTLTVLISVLTLLNSWSQQLAFPTAEGYGKYSKGGRGGVVYEVTNLNDSGEGSLRAGVEASGPRTVVFRVSGTITLESPLSIKHPYITIAGQTAPGDGICIRKHPLTIGADHVVIRYLRVRLGDESGEDYDAVSSRYTKHIILDHLSASWSVDECFSVYHCDSITVQWCIISESMSKSNHVKGTHGFGGIWGSNYGTYHHNLLAHHSSRNPRMASGAGNTDYRNNVLYNWGYQSLYGGEKAQQGNDKFNFSNFNIVANYYKPGPATQQGEVSYRIANPSYRDEANDLGKWFVADNVIEGNASVSANNWNGGVQTEIASEKIKLDKAWPSMPIKQQTAEGAYTIVLDNAGATLPKRDAVDQRIINEARGGFATFEGESYKVENKVADSSKKSGIIDTQKDVGGWPVLHSSPAPLDTDHDGMPDSWEQKNKLDKDNPDDRNTVAPDGYTMLEKYLNSIK; from the coding sequence ATGAGAAAGCTAACCCTGACAGTACTCATTTCGGTATTGACCCTCTTGAATTCCTGGTCCCAGCAACTGGCCTTCCCTACGGCCGAAGGATACGGAAAATATTCAAAAGGGGGTCGTGGAGGGGTTGTATACGAGGTAACGAACCTGAATGATAGCGGCGAAGGTAGCCTGAGAGCGGGTGTCGAAGCTTCCGGACCGAGGACTGTTGTTTTCAGGGTGTCAGGGACAATCACGCTTGAAAGTCCACTGAGTATAAAGCATCCCTATATTACCATCGCAGGACAAACAGCTCCCGGTGATGGGATTTGCATCAGAAAACATCCTCTTACCATCGGGGCAGATCATGTAGTGATACGATACTTGCGGGTAAGGTTGGGAGACGAATCAGGGGAGGATTATGACGCTGTGTCAAGTAGATATACCAAGCACATCATTCTGGACCATCTATCGGCAAGCTGGAGCGTTGACGAATGCTTTTCAGTGTACCATTGCGACAGCATAACGGTTCAGTGGTGCATTATTTCCGAAAGTATGAGCAAATCCAATCACGTAAAAGGTACCCATGGGTTTGGCGGAATTTGGGGCAGTAATTACGGAACGTACCATCATAACCTGCTGGCTCACCATTCAAGCCGCAATCCCAGAATGGCTTCGGGCGCAGGCAATACCGATTACCGGAATAATGTACTCTACAACTGGGGTTATCAAAGTCTCTACGGCGGAGAAAAGGCCCAACAGGGAAATGACAAATTCAATTTCTCAAACTTCAATATTGTAGCCAATTATTATAAGCCCGGTCCGGCCACGCAACAAGGCGAAGTCTCATACCGAATAGCCAATCCCTCTTACAGAGATGAGGCGAACGATCTTGGAAAATGGTTTGTGGCCGATAATGTCATAGAAGGCAATGCGAGTGTTTCCGCCAACAATTGGAATGGGGGTGTACAAACCGAAATTGCTTCTGAAAAAATCAAGCTTGACAAAGCCTGGCCGTCCATGCCGATTAAGCAGCAAACGGCAGAAGGAGCCTACACCATTGTGCTTGACAATGCAGGGGCCACGCTACCCAAAAGAGACGCAGTCGACCAGCGAATCATCAATGAAGCCCGTGGGGGTTTCGCCACTTTCGAGGGGGAAAGTTATAAAGTGGAGAATAAGGTGGCTGACTCCTCCAAGAAAAGTGGAATAATTGATACGCAGAAAGATGTGGGAGGCTGGCCGGTACTCCATAGTTCACCCGCTCCACTTGATACCGACCATGACGGAATGCCTGATTCTTGGGAGCAAAAAAATAAATTAGACAAAGACAATCCTGACGACAGAAATACCGTAGCCCCGGATGGCTATACGATGCTGGAGAAATATCTAAACAGTATCAAATAA
- a CDS encoding transketolase produces the protein MSEQELARLSVEYRKKILKYIYKAKAGHTGGSLSCVDILNVLYNDTMNVGPENFSSADRDRYIQSKGHTVEALFVVLADKGFFPESDLETLCQYKSHYIGHPTRKVHGVEQNTGALGHGLSLSVGTAISAKLDDKDFRVFTLLGDGELPEGSNWEAALTASHYKLDNLCAVIDCNGLQISGPTAEVCNTEPLDAKFEAFGWSVRHVDGHNLKELQDTFAALPFEQGKPSMVIAHTIKGKGVSYMENQLKWHHGVPSAEQYELAMEELGGVL, from the coding sequence ATGTCTGAACAAGAACTTGCCCGATTGTCGGTAGAATACCGAAAAAAAATCCTGAAATACATTTATAAGGCTAAGGCCGGGCATACCGGAGGTAGTTTGTCCTGTGTCGATATCCTGAATGTATTGTACAACGACACGATGAACGTAGGTCCGGAAAATTTCAGTTCGGCCGACCGGGATCGCTACATCCAGAGTAAAGGACATACCGTGGAAGCACTTTTTGTGGTGCTGGCTGACAAAGGCTTTTTTCCGGAATCAGACCTGGAAACGCTTTGCCAGTACAAATCCCACTACATCGGGCACCCTACCCGCAAAGTACACGGGGTGGAGCAGAACACGGGAGCGCTGGGTCACGGCCTGTCACTCTCGGTAGGTACGGCCATTTCCGCCAAACTCGACGATAAAGACTTCCGGGTATTTACGCTGCTGGGCGACGGTGAACTACCCGAGGGCTCCAACTGGGAAGCTGCCCTCACGGCCTCGCACTACAAGCTGGACAACCTGTGCGCCGTCATCGATTGCAATGGGCTGCAAATCTCCGGCCCTACCGCCGAGGTATGCAACACCGAGCCACTGGACGCCAAATTTGAAGCCTTTGGCTGGTCGGTGCGGCATGTGGATGGTCACAATCTGAAAGAATTGCAGGATACGTTTGCGGCACTTCCGTTTGAACAGGGAAAACCAAGTATGGTCATTGCCCATACCATCAAAGGGAAAGGTGTCAGCTATATGGAAAATCAGTTGAAATGGCACCACGGGGTACCTTCTGCCGAACAGTATGAACTGGCCATGGAAGAGCTGGGCGGTGTGCTATAA
- a CDS encoding L-fucose/L-arabinose isomerase family protein, giving the protein MVQNKGMAQAGSIGVIIGNRDFFPDRLVSEARVEIIELFKEMGINPVMLDTEATKLGGVETFQDAQKCARLFADHRDEIIGVLVVLPNFGDERGVAETLKLADLNVPVLVQGYPDDLDKLDVARRRDSWCGKISACNNLYQFGIKYTLTTKHVVRPQDPSFKADLLDFMGVCRITKGLRKVRIGAIGARPGGFNTVRYSEKILQRNGISVVTVDLSEILGHANKLTQHDSSVAERLQRIKDYAPTGRTPDEALIQMAKLDVALSDFVNANALDATAIQCWTSVQTNYGCNVCTSMSIMSENMMPSGCEVDVTGTLSMYALQLASGSPSALVDWNNNYAEDDNKCVLFHCGNWAKSFLPDIEISTAPILGTTVGEENTYGALSGRTPAMPLTYGRISTDDPKGIIKAYVGEGELTNDTLKTFGNRAVAQIPNLQDLMQYICRNGFEHHVVMNASKTAGRLKEALGNYMGWEVATFH; this is encoded by the coding sequence ATGGTTCAGAATAAAGGTATGGCACAGGCTGGGAGTATAGGGGTGATCATTGGGAACCGGGATTTCTTCCCCGATCGGTTGGTTTCAGAAGCACGGGTCGAAATCATCGAGCTATTCAAGGAAATGGGTATTAATCCGGTGATGCTCGACACCGAAGCTACCAAACTGGGCGGCGTGGAGACCTTTCAGGACGCCCAAAAATGCGCCCGGCTTTTTGCGGACCACCGTGACGAAATTATCGGGGTACTGGTGGTGTTGCCCAACTTCGGCGATGAGCGCGGCGTAGCCGAAACGCTCAAATTGGCCGACCTGAACGTGCCCGTTCTGGTTCAGGGCTATCCTGACGATCTGGACAAGCTGGACGTAGCCCGTCGGCGCGACTCCTGGTGCGGCAAAATTTCGGCCTGCAATAACCTGTACCAATTCGGCATTAAATATACCCTTACGACCAAGCACGTCGTACGGCCGCAGGACCCCTCCTTCAAGGCTGATCTGCTCGACTTCATGGGCGTTTGCCGGATTACCAAAGGGTTGCGGAAAGTACGGATCGGAGCCATCGGCGCCCGGCCCGGAGGCTTCAACACGGTACGGTACAGCGAGAAAATCCTGCAGCGAAACGGCATTTCGGTTGTTACGGTCGATCTATCCGAAATTCTGGGTCATGCCAATAAGCTTACCCAGCACGATAGTTCCGTAGCAGAGCGCCTGCAACGAATCAAGGATTATGCTCCTACGGGCCGTACGCCCGACGAAGCCCTGATTCAGATGGCCAAACTGGATGTAGCCCTGTCTGATTTTGTCAATGCCAATGCCCTCGATGCCACGGCCATCCAGTGCTGGACTTCCGTGCAGACCAACTACGGCTGTAACGTGTGTACCAGCATGAGCATTATGAGCGAAAACATGATGCCCAGTGGTTGTGAGGTGGATGTGACAGGTACTTTGAGCATGTATGCCCTGCAATTGGCCTCCGGTTCTCCCAGCGCGCTCGTCGACTGGAACAACAACTACGCCGAGGATGACAATAAGTGCGTGCTGTTCCACTGCGGCAACTGGGCAAAATCATTCTTACCCGATATAGAAATAAGTACCGCCCCCATCCTGGGTACCACGGTAGGGGAAGAAAATACTTACGGAGCGCTGTCGGGTCGTACGCCGGCCATGCCGCTTACCTACGGTCGCATCAGTACCGACGACCCCAAGGGAATCATCAAAGCCTACGTAGGGGAAGGCGAACTTACCAACGATACCCTGAAAACATTCGGTAACCGGGCCGTGGCCCAAATCCCGAACCTGCAGGACCTCATGCAATACATTTGCCGAAACGGTTTTGAGCATCACGTCGTGATGAATGCCTCAAAAACGGCCGGAAGACTGAAAGAAGCACTGGGTAACTACATGGGCTGGGAAGTAGCAACCTTTCATTGA
- a CDS encoding DeoR/GlpR family DNA-binding transcription regulator, producing MLANQRREKILELIKEDGSAKVVDLARLFKVTEVTIRQDLDKLDKEGLVVKEHGGAFLKNVEDQVRNFALANQENLDKKELIAAKCLEFIDDGDTIILDSGSTTTEIAKQLAGNNRVLTVITNALNIALMLGVETGIEVIMTGGEFKPPTLSLTGQKAADFFKGLNAQKLFLATAGLSLKAGLTYPSISDLVVKKAMIESAETTYLVADSTKIGKSAFASLGALSLIDYIITDGGIQEKHKQLFHDNEIEVIIAD from the coding sequence ATGCTAGCAAACCAACGAAGAGAAAAGATTTTAGAATTGATCAAAGAAGATGGCTCGGCCAAGGTAGTCGATCTGGCCCGTTTGTTCAAAGTCACCGAAGTAACCATTCGGCAGGACCTGGATAAACTGGATAAGGAAGGTTTGGTAGTAAAAGAACACGGCGGGGCGTTTCTGAAAAACGTTGAGGATCAGGTTCGCAATTTTGCCCTGGCCAATCAGGAGAACCTCGACAAAAAGGAACTGATCGCCGCCAAATGTCTGGAATTTATCGATGATGGCGATACCATTATTCTGGATTCCGGCTCTACCACCACTGAAATTGCCAAGCAACTCGCCGGGAACAACCGGGTCTTGACTGTCATCACCAACGCGCTGAATATCGCGCTCATGTTAGGCGTAGAAACGGGAATCGAGGTGATCATGACCGGGGGAGAATTCAAGCCCCCGACCCTGTCGCTGACCGGACAAAAGGCGGCGGATTTTTTCAAGGGACTCAATGCCCAAAAACTGTTTCTGGCCACAGCCGGACTCTCGCTGAAGGCCGGGCTAACGTACCCGAGCATCAGCGATCTGGTCGTGAAGAAAGCAATGATCGAATCAGCGGAAACTACCTACTTGGTAGCCGACTCGACCAAAATTGGCAAGAGCGCATTTGCCAGCCTGGGTGCCCTGTCGCTGATTGATTACATCATCACCGATGGCGGGATTCAGGAAAAACACAAGCAGCTTTTCCACGATAACGAAATAGAGGTAATCATAGCAGATTAA
- a CDS encoding aceric acid hydrolase has product MYRNTSRTIVLALTLSSAFLGAKAQDRALVNTSQSGYAKLHGTDMDAVKWTQGFWADRFQVCRDNMVPALWKVYTDPEISHSFRNFEIAAGVETGKFKGPSFHDGDFYKTFEAVASMYAATRDPHLDELMDHAIGVIAKAQRADGYIYTKEIILQKQNGEARLFDNRLSFEAYNFGHLMTAACVHYRATGKTSLLNVAKKAADFLIGFYASATPEQSRNAICPSHYMGLSELYRSTNDARYLNLVKHLVAIKGATEGTDDNQDRIPFLDQTKVMGHAVRANYLYAGVADVYAETGDAALLAKLNTMWDDLTQHKMYVTGGCGSLYDGVSPDGTSYKTDEVQKTHQAYGRDYQLPNFTAHNETCANIGNVLWNWRMLQITGDAKFADVVELALYNSVLSGINLQGNKFLYTNPLAYSDALPFQQRWSKDRQSYISKSNCCPPNAVRTIAEVSQYAYSLSDEGVYVNLYGGNALDTKFKKGNLKILQTTDYPWDGKIRIQLTEVPADPFGLFLRIPSWCTGARLSLNGKVQSMELAPGTYAQLKKTFKAGDVVELDLPMPVQLIESNPLVEETRNQIAVKRGPVVYCLESIDLPKDRTIFDVAIAIENNLKPSRISIENSPVMVLQGDAVLANNTNWDKKLYQPITSTPDKKVPVQLVPYYAWGNRGHTDMSVWMPLAR; this is encoded by the coding sequence ATGTACCGCAATACAAGCCGAACGATAGTACTTGCCTTAACGCTGTCATCAGCATTTTTGGGAGCGAAAGCGCAGGACCGAGCCCTAGTGAACACCTCCCAAAGCGGCTACGCCAAACTGCACGGCACCGACATGGATGCGGTCAAATGGACGCAGGGCTTTTGGGCGGACCGTTTTCAGGTATGCCGCGACAATATGGTACCTGCGCTCTGGAAAGTATACACCGATCCGGAAATCAGCCATTCGTTCCGGAATTTTGAGATTGCCGCCGGGGTCGAAACCGGAAAATTCAAGGGACCATCCTTCCATGATGGGGATTTCTACAAAACCTTTGAAGCTGTGGCCAGCATGTACGCCGCGACCAGGGACCCGCATCTTGATGAACTGATGGACCACGCTATCGGCGTGATTGCCAAAGCGCAGCGCGCCGATGGGTACATTTATACCAAAGAGATTATCCTCCAGAAACAGAACGGCGAAGCCCGGCTATTTGATAATCGGCTGAGTTTTGAAGCGTATAATTTTGGGCACCTCATGACCGCGGCCTGCGTGCATTACCGGGCCACCGGAAAAACGTCGCTGCTTAACGTGGCGAAAAAAGCCGCCGATTTCCTGATCGGATTTTACGCCTCCGCTACGCCTGAGCAATCCAGAAACGCCATTTGTCCCTCGCACTACATGGGGTTGTCGGAGTTGTACCGCTCTACGAACGACGCCAGGTACCTCAACCTGGTCAAGCATCTGGTAGCTATCAAAGGGGCCACCGAAGGTACCGACGACAATCAGGACCGCATTCCGTTTCTGGACCAAACCAAGGTAATGGGCCATGCCGTACGGGCCAACTACCTGTACGCCGGCGTAGCCGACGTCTACGCCGAAACGGGCGACGCAGCTTTACTGGCTAAGCTTAATACCATGTGGGACGACCTCACGCAGCACAAAATGTACGTAACGGGTGGTTGTGGCTCGCTCTACGATGGCGTATCGCCGGATGGTACTTCGTACAAGACCGACGAGGTACAGAAAACACATCAGGCCTACGGCCGTGATTACCAACTACCCAACTTCACGGCCCACAATGAAACCTGCGCGAATATCGGCAATGTGCTGTGGAACTGGCGGATGCTTCAGATCACGGGCGATGCCAAATTCGCCGATGTGGTGGAGCTGGCTCTCTACAACAGCGTGTTGTCCGGGATCAATTTGCAGGGGAATAAATTTCTGTATACCAACCCCTTAGCTTACTCCGACGCGCTACCGTTTCAGCAGCGTTGGTCGAAGGATCGCCAGAGCTACATTTCAAAATCCAACTGCTGCCCGCCCAATGCCGTGCGTACCATTGCCGAGGTAAGCCAGTATGCGTATAGCTTGTCCGATGAAGGGGTCTATGTCAATTTGTACGGGGGCAATGCGCTGGACACAAAATTCAAAAAAGGCAATCTTAAAATACTCCAGACCACCGACTACCCCTGGGATGGAAAAATAAGAATCCAGCTAACCGAAGTACCGGCCGATCCCTTTGGGCTTTTCCTGAGAATTCCTTCCTGGTGTACGGGTGCCCGGCTTTCTCTCAATGGGAAAGTACAGTCTATGGAATTAGCGCCAGGTACTTACGCTCAGCTGAAGAAGACCTTCAAGGCGGGTGATGTGGTTGAATTGGATCTTCCTATGCCTGTGCAGCTTATTGAGTCAAATCCCCTGGTGGAAGAAACCCGTAACCAGATAGCCGTAAAACGCGGCCCGGTCGTCTATTGCCTGGAATCCATCGATTTACCAAAGGACAGAACCATTTTTGACGTAGCCATCGCTATTGAGAATAATTTGAAACCCTCCCGGATCAGCATTGAAAATAGTCCGGTAATGGTACTGCAGGGTGATGCCGTATTGGCCAATAACACCAACTGGGACAAGAAACTATATCAGCCGATTACCAGCACGCCGGACAAAAAAGTACCCGTTCAGCTGGTGCCTTACTATGCCTGGGGAAACCGTGGCCACACCGACATGTCGGTGTGGATGCCTTTGGCCCGCTAG
- the pelA gene encoding pectate lyase: MVSAQDTKQEKSADYLSKSWNQVATGMPAAWYGSDEAKRVAENVLVSQKSIGGWEKNKPYHHPMSETEKAGYMKGKSEIGATFDNGATITELKFLANMYSRTKDTRYREAFEKGLNYIFLSQYENGGWPQFYPVRSGSVAYSGHITYNDNAMVNTMEFLRDVFSDRKEFSSLQLPNDAKLKAQKAFDKGITCILNTQIVVDGQPTVWCAQHDEQTLAPAKARAYELESFSGAESVGITRLLMSLENPSKEIIASINGAVKWFEANKVEGIKLERELDQDGKKNVVVVADKNAPPLWGRFYDLETSKPYFCDRDGIKRNALADIGSERRNGYSWYTNAPAALLKNYPEWKNRVNVK; this comes from the coding sequence TTGGTCTCAGCTCAGGACACGAAGCAGGAAAAATCCGCTGACTACCTGAGCAAGAGCTGGAATCAGGTAGCCACCGGTATGCCTGCTGCCTGGTATGGCTCCGATGAAGCGAAACGGGTGGCAGAAAATGTGTTAGTAAGCCAAAAGAGTATCGGGGGTTGGGAAAAGAACAAGCCGTACCATCATCCGATGTCGGAGACAGAGAAGGCGGGGTACATGAAAGGAAAGTCCGAAATCGGGGCGACTTTCGACAATGGAGCTACCATCACGGAATTGAAGTTCCTGGCCAATATGTATTCCCGGACCAAGGACACCAGGTACAGGGAAGCTTTTGAAAAAGGGCTGAATTACATCTTCCTGTCGCAGTATGAAAACGGAGGGTGGCCACAGTTCTATCCGGTTCGCAGTGGAAGCGTAGCGTATTCGGGCCACATCACCTACAACGACAATGCGATGGTCAATACCATGGAATTCCTGCGTGACGTGTTTTCTGATCGCAAAGAATTCTCTTCCCTGCAACTACCTAATGATGCGAAATTAAAGGCACAAAAGGCTTTTGACAAGGGAATTACCTGCATCCTGAATACCCAAATTGTGGTTGATGGGCAACCGACGGTATGGTGCGCCCAGCACGATGAACAAACGCTGGCTCCGGCCAAAGCCCGGGCATACGAACTCGAATCGTTCAGCGGTGCCGAATCGGTGGGCATCACCAGGCTATTGATGAGCCTAGAGAATCCTTCAAAAGAAATCATAGCCTCAATAAATGGGGCTGTAAAATGGTTTGAAGCAAATAAGGTGGAGGGAATCAAGTTAGAAAGGGAACTCGATCAGGATGGAAAAAAGAATGTCGTAGTCGTGGCTGACAAAAATGCACCACCGCTTTGGGGGCGCTTCTACGATCTCGAGACCAGCAAGCCCTACTTCTGCGACCGCGACGGCATCAAGCGGAACGCCTTGGCTGACATCGGCTCCGAACGCCGCAACGGATACAGCTGGTATACCAATGCCCCGGCCGCCCTGTTGAAAAACTACCCGGAGTGGAAGAATCGGGTGAACGTGAAATAA
- a CDS encoding FGGY family carbohydrate kinase, with product MKGSFVIAVDQGTSSTKTVVFNEQGKIVAKGIEPLTTHYLENGFVEQEPMEIYENVLKSVNKCLEDFKDQGGDLKDIKSCGISNQRETFVLWDKAGEPLYNAVVWQCKRSTEVCDRLREKGLDQKIKERTGLLIDPYFSGSKTIWLFENDPTVKKAIVAGEAFFGTVDTWLLYKLTKGRQYLTDHTNASRTLFFNLHTLSWDQELLSDYGLTGLQLPEIQASSSEFGITDFGGLFENQLAITAMIGDSHAAAFGEGCFSPGIAKATMGTGSSILMNIGTAPRFSERGMVTTIGWSRGDHVEYALEGVIVTCGATIEWLKNNLSLFAESRETEAMANAVEDSGGVYFIPAFSGLGAPHWDMNRKASITGMTFSTNKNHIVRAALESIPYQITDVIMAMEADTGISLEGLNVDGGLTSNEFVMQLLANLLDKQVVNLGLAEVSALGAAYLSGLQSGVYPSIDYLNTLHRGTTQVTAPNKNGAKAKTQHQGWLEAIG from the coding sequence ATGAAAGGCTCATTCGTTATTGCGGTAGATCAGGGTACGAGTAGTACCAAAACGGTGGTGTTTAACGAACAAGGAAAAATAGTTGCAAAAGGTATCGAGCCGCTGACCACTCACTACCTTGAAAATGGGTTTGTGGAGCAGGAGCCGATGGAGATTTATGAGAATGTACTGAAATCCGTAAATAAGTGCCTGGAAGATTTTAAGGACCAGGGGGGTGATTTGAAAGACATCAAGTCGTGTGGCATATCCAACCAGCGGGAAACCTTCGTGCTTTGGGACAAAGCGGGTGAGCCTTTGTATAATGCCGTAGTGTGGCAATGTAAACGTTCTACAGAAGTTTGCGATCGCCTGCGGGAAAAGGGTCTGGATCAGAAAATCAAAGAACGGACCGGCTTGCTGATCGACCCCTACTTTTCGGGCTCCAAGACAATCTGGCTTTTTGAAAATGATCCGACCGTGAAAAAGGCGATCGTGGCTGGAGAAGCATTTTTCGGCACCGTCGATACCTGGCTTTTATATAAGTTGACCAAAGGCAGGCAGTACCTTACCGACCATACCAATGCGTCGCGTACTTTATTCTTTAATCTGCATACGTTGTCCTGGGATCAGGAATTGCTTTCCGACTATGGCCTAACCGGGCTTCAGTTACCTGAAATACAGGCATCTTCGTCAGAATTTGGCATAACTGATTTTGGCGGACTTTTTGAAAATCAGCTGGCTATTACCGCCATGATCGGCGATTCACACGCCGCGGCTTTCGGAGAAGGTTGCTTCTCACCCGGAATTGCCAAAGCGACCATGGGAACAGGCTCCTCCATATTGATGAATATAGGTACCGCACCCCGCTTTTCTGAGCGGGGCATGGTAACGACGATTGGATGGAGCAGGGGCGACCACGTGGAATATGCTCTGGAAGGAGTCATCGTCACTTGTGGGGCCACCATCGAGTGGTTGAAAAACAACCTGAGCCTGTTTGCCGAAAGCCGGGAAACCGAAGCGATGGCCAACGCAGTGGAGGATAGCGGCGGCGTGTATTTCATTCCGGCGTTCAGCGGGCTCGGCGCGCCGCATTGGGACATGAACCGCAAGGCATCTATTACCGGCATGACCTTCAGTACCAATAAAAATCACATCGTGCGGGCGGCGCTGGAGTCCATTCCCTATCAAATCACGGATGTTATCATGGCGATGGAAGCGGATACGGGAATTAGCCTGGAAGGATTAAATGTGGACGGAGGCCTGACTTCCAACGAGTTTGTGATGCAACTGCTGGCCAATCTGCTGGATAAGCAAGTCGTCAATCTGGGGCTGGCGGAAGTGTCGGCCCTGGGAGCAGCCTATTTGTCCGGACTGCAGTCGGGCGTGTACCCAAGCATCGACTACCTAAATACCCTTCACAGAGGTACGACTCAGGTAACGGCACCAAACAAGAATGGGGCGAAGGCAAAAACGCAACATCAGGGCTGGCTCGAAGCCATTGGGTAG